One genomic region from Lynx canadensis isolate LIC74 chromosome E1, mLynCan4.pri.v2, whole genome shotgun sequence encodes:
- the NPTX1 gene encoding neuronal pentraxin-1, which translates to MCAASVAAGGAEELRSNVLQLRETVLQQKETILSQKETIRELTTKLGRCESQSTLDAGTGEARAGGGGGGGGGRKQPGSGKNTMGDLSRTPAAETLSQLGQTLQSLKTRLENLEQYSRLNSSSQTNSLKDLLQSKIDDLERQVLSRVNTLEEGKGGPRNDTEERVKIESALTSLHQRISELEKGQKDNRPGDKFQLTFPLRTNYMYAKVKKSLPEMYAFTVCMWLKSSAAPGVGTPFSYAVPGQANELVLIEWGNNPMEILINDKVAKLPFVINDGKWHHICVTWTTRDGVWEAYQDGTQGGNGENLAPYHPIKPQGVLVLGQEQDTLGGGFDATQAFVGELAHFNIWGPQVTPGEVYNLATLQHQGPLRQRHRLGRVPHRDLRRGTPSGHSKPVAR; encoded by the exons ATGTGCGCCGCGTCCGTGGCGGCCGGCGGCGCCGAGGAGCTCCGGAGCAACGTGCTGCAGCTCCGCGAGACCGTGCTGCAGCAGAAGGAGACCATCCTGAGCCAGAAGGAGACCATCCGCGAGCTGACCACCAAGCTGGGCCGCTGCGAGAGCCAGAGCACGCTGGACGCGGGCACCGGCGAGGCccgggccggcggcggcggcggcggcggcggcggccgcaaGCAGCCGGGCTCGGGCAAGAACACCATGGGCGACCTGTCCCGGACGCCGGCCGCCGAGACGCTCAGCCAACTCGGGCAAACTTTGCAGTCGCTCAAAACCCGCCTGGAGAACCTGGAG CAGTACAGCCGGCTCAATTCCTCCAGCCAGACCAACAGCCTCAAGGATCTGCTGCAGAGCAAGATCGATGACCTGGAGAGGCAGGTGCTGTCTCGGGTGAACACtctggaggagggaaagggtgGCCCCAGGAACGACACGGAGGAGAGAGTCAAGATCGAGAGCGCCCTGACCTCCCTGCACCAGCGGATCAGCGAGCTGGAGAAAG GTCAGAAGGACAACCGTCCTGGAGACAAATTCCAGCTCACATTCCCACTGCGGACCAACTACATGTACGCCAAGGTGAAGAAGAGCTTGCCGGAGATGTATGCCTTCACGGTGTGCATGTGGCTTAAGTCCAGCGCCGCGCCCGGGGTGGGCACCCCCTTCTCCTACGCCGTGCCTGGCCAGGCCAATGAGCTGGTTCTCATTGAGTGGGGCAACAATCCCATGGAGATCCTCATCAACGACAAG GTGGCCAAGCTGCCCTTTGTAATCAATGATGGCAAGTGGCATCACATCTGCGTCACCTGGACCACCCGGGACGGGGTCTGGGAAGCCTACCAGGACGGCACCCAGGGTGGCAATGGCGAGAACCTGGCACCCTATCACCCCATCAAGCCCCAGGGTGTGCTGGTGCTGGGCCAGGAGCAG GACACCCTGGGTGGTGGGTTTGATGCCACCCAGGCGTTCGTGGGCGAGCTGGCCCATTTCAACATCTGGGGACCGCAAGTGACCCCCGGGGAGGTATATAACCTCGCCACCTTGCAGCACCAAGGCCCTCTCCGGCAACGTCATCGCCTGGGCCGAGTCCCACATCGAGATCTACGGCGGGGCACACCAAGTGGACATTCGAAGCCTGTCGCCAGATAA